The DNA region TGCATCCCGCAGCCTGGAATTCGCCCCGGCGGCAGCCGCTTCCGGCGCTGTGGTCGTAGACAATAGCAGCGCATTCCGCATGGACCCTGAAATTCCTCTGGTTGTACCGGAAGTAAACCCCCATGCCATTGCCCAGTATAAAAAGCGCGGTATCATCGCCAACCCCAATTGCTCGACGATCCAGATGGTCGTCGCTTTGAAACCCATTCATGACGTGGCCCGCATCAAACGGATCGTC from Deltaproteobacteria bacterium includes:
- a CDS encoding aspartate-semialdehyde dehydrogenase, which encodes MKGRSYAVAVAGATGAVGLEMIKTLEQRKFPVGSIKLLASERSEGKELDFNGKPVKVERLTKDSFKDIQIALFSAGASRSLEFAPAAAASGAVVVDNSSAFRMDPEIPLVVPEVNPHAIAQYKKRGIIANPNCSTIQMVVALKPIHDVARIKRIV